The following is a genomic window from Deinococcus cellulosilyticus NBRC 106333 = KACC 11606.
TTCACACCCACCGCCACAAAATTCAGCAGGGGATCGGAGACCATCCCCAGGTTTTCCTGGATGGTCTCTTTCAGGTCCATCAGGGCGTTTTCTCTGGCTGGACTGGGCAGGGTGATGGCCATGGCCCGTTCACTGCTCCACTGGGTCACCTTCTGGGAAAAATCATTGGGGATGGCCGCCTCAAACACCTGCTTGAGGGACAGGGTCAGCATGGGAAGCTCGGTCCCACTGGAAAAGGCCACCGTCACATCCCCCTTGCGCCAGACTGCACCTGAACGCAGGTTGCCCTGTTCTGGTTTCGAGGCATGCAGGCAGAAAGTGCCCTGCGCTGCTGCCAGTTCAGCCACCAGATCGTTCACGGCGTCCTGATTGGAACAGGCAAACACCAGACGCCGGCCTTGCAGGTCTGTGGGGTCAAAAGCACGCTGTACCCTGCGGACTGGCAGCTGGGCAAATTCAGGCAGGAACTCTGGAGACACCACGGTCACCCGGGCACCGGATTCCAGCACACTTCTGGTTTTGCGGAGTCCCACTTTGCCTGCGCCGACCACCAGCACATCTTGGTTTTTCAGGTCCAGGAACAGGGGGTACAGCTTCATAAGAATGAGTATATCTGCTTTGGTCTGACACAAATGGGAATTTTGTCCTGACAAACCAGGGCCCAGGCTTTAAAATTTCCCCTTTCAATTTCCCAGCAGAGCGGCCCTGACCGCACCGACCAGTGCCGTCAGACTTGGGGTTTCTGCCATTTTTGCAATGGTGAAACCTGCGCCCAGCGCGGCCTTGTTGGTCTGGGGTCCCATGGTGACGGCCGGGATGTCTGTCCCGAGCTGCTTCGCACAGGCCCTTGCTGCACTTCCGGAGGCCAGGGTGATCACTTCCGCATCTCTTAAACGCTCCCGTTGTTCCTCAGAGAGTTCTGCTGGCAGGGTCTGGTAGGCCTCCACCGTGTGGATGGTCATTCCCCTCTGGATCAGGGCTTCGTGGAGGTCTGGTTCAGCAAGGCTGCTTGCAAAATGCACCACGGGTTTTTCTCCAGATGCAGGAAGCTCTCCCCCCAGATGAACTGCCCCTGCACGGGAAGGCATGAAGTCTGCCCGCAGGCCGTATTTCGCAAGCTCTCGGGCGGTGGATGGACCAACCACTGCAAGTTTTACCCCGGCAAAAGCCCGTGCATCCAGACCCAGTTCATTCAGGGCTTTCATGGCAGCCTGAATGCCCTGCTGGCTTGTGAAAATCACCCATTCAAAGGAAGACAGCTGCCTGAGGGTCTGTTGCAACTCCCAGGGTTTGGACGTGCTGTCGAAACGGATGAGTGGCACCTCAATGACAATGGCCCCCTCCTGCCTCAGAAGGTTGCCCAGTTCACTGCTGCCCTCTCTGGTGCGGGTCACGGCCACCTTGCGGCCCCACAGTGGGCGGGAATCAAACCACTTCAGGGTGTTGCGATAACGGACCACATCGCCGACCACGGTGACAGCAGGTGCCCCGATTCCGGCATCCTGCACCTTCTGCACAATGTTTTCCAGGGTTCCTTCCACCACACGTTGCTGCTGGGTGGTGCCCCACTGGATGGTTGCTGCAGGGGTGTCCTTGCTCTTGCCGATCTCCAGCAGACGGTCCACGATCCTGGGGAGGGTCTTGACCCCCATCAGGAAGATCAGGGTGTCGATGTCCTGAAAAGCTTTGTATTTCAGTTTCTCTGCATCCCGGAGCATCTCGTTGCCTGTCAGAACTGCAAAACTGCTGCCTGCTTCACGGTGGGTCACAGGGATTCCTGCGTAGGCAGGCACAGCAATGGCACTGGTGATCCCTGGAATCACTTCAAAAGGGACACCCGCAGCAATGCAGGCCTCAGCCTCTTCCCCACCCCGACCAAACACAAAAACGTCTCCGCCTTTGAGCCGGATGACCCGCTTGCCTTCCAGGGCCTTCTGGACCAGCAGACTGCTGATTTCCTCCTGGGACATGTACTCGGAGAAGCCCTTCTTGCCCACAAAGATGTGCTCGGCACTGCTGCAGAAACGCAGGATCTCGGGATTCGCCAGATAGTCGTACAGCACCACTTCTGCCCGTTCAAGGGCAAGCTTGGCTTTGAGGGTGAGCAAACCGAGGTCTCCAGGACCTGCACCAATCAGAGAAACGAAACCGGCCACGACAACAGGTTACCCCATTGGGCCATTTTGGGAAGGGCAAACGGATGGACAGCCCTGAACGTCAGGACTCTGCTTCCGTCATGGGCGCAGGATTGAAACGGTACCCGATGCCCCGCACGGTTTCCAGGTAATTGCGGCCCAGTTTCTTGCGCAGGGCCACCACCATCACGTCCACCACCCGTTCCACCCCATCAAACTGGGGGCCCCAGACATTTTCCAGCAACTCTTCCCGCGAAAAAGCCTTCTCGGGTTTTTGCGCCACATACCACAGGAAATCCAGCTCCAGTTTGGAGAGGTCCAGCACCTGGTCTCCCACCTTCACCTGATGCTCGGTGCGGTTGATCAGGAGGGCATCAAACTGCAGCTGTTCCGTGTAATTCTTGCGGCGAATCAGGGCTTCGATGCGGGCTTCAAGTTCAACCAGATCATAGGGTTTAGGCAGGTAATCGTCCGCTCCGCCTTTGAGGCCCCTGACTTTATATGGAGTGTCAGAAAGTACACTGAGCATCAGCACAGGAATGTGGTTTTTGCTTTCACGGATGTGGGCCAGGATGTCAAAGCCATTCATGTCAGGAAGGTTCACATCCAGAATGACCACTTCTGCCTGATGAATTTCACGCAGGGCCTCCTGCCCTGTGCGGGCCGGAATGGCCTCATACTGCTGAGACTTTAAATATTTGCACAGCATCAGGGATTGCCGCTCGTCATCTTCAACGATCAGCACCTGGGGCAACTTCTCCTGAGACATATCAGAAGTATTGTACCCATAAATTGCATTTTGAATGCCAGATTTTTGCAAAAGAGAGCACATTCTCAAATCCCAATGAAAAAACAGACCTCTTTCGAGGTCTGTCTGATGTTTTTAAGGTTTACTCTTCGCTGGCAGGAGCTTCAGCTTTGGGAGCCTCGGCTTCAGCTTCAGGCTGAGCAGCTTCTTCCTGAGGGGCCTGGGCCTCCGCAGCTTCAGCTTTGGGCTCTTCTTTCTGAGCAGCCTTTTCCAGGGTGGCGATGGCCTGGGCCACAGCCTTGTCACGGCGCACGCTGGCTTTGAAGCCTTCGAGGCCACTGGAACCGAGCTGGTTCAGCAGTTCCTGCACGGTGGTGCGGTTCTGCTGGGCAAAAGCCACCAGGCTGCCGTTCAGCTCATCGCGGGTCAGGTCGATCTTGAGGTCTTCCACCAGCTGCTCGAGGGCCAGTTCACGGCGCACGCGCTCCATGGCATTCTTGTCGAGGTCGGCGATGAAGTCGTCGAATTTGCCCTGCTCGGTCATGAACTTCTCGTACTCTTCGAACTTCACGCCCTGGCGTTGCAGGTCGCTCTTGATTTCGCTGAGCATGCTCTCTTTGCGGCGCTTCACCAGGCTGGAAGGAACGTTCACTTCCATGCCATCTGCGAGCTTCTGGGCGAACTCTTCGCGCTGGGCGAGTTTGCCTTCCTGCTCTGCACGGGTGGTCAGGTCACGCTTGATGGCATCACGCAGGGCTTCGAGGGTGTCAAATTTGAAGGTCTTGGCAAACTCGTCATTGAGTTCGGGCAGGTTCTTCTTCTTGATTTCCTTGATCTTGACCTGCACAGTCTGGGCTTCGTGCTTGTGGTCGCCGTGGTCCACTTCGGGCACTTCGATGGTGACATCTTCGCCAGCTTTTTTGCCCAGCAGAGCGGTTTTGATGTGCGCTTCAGCGGTGTCGAGGTAGACGGGGTAGCTGCCGCCCTCTTCACCCTGCTCTTCGATGATCAGCATGTCGCCTTCTTCGGCGGGACGGTCCACGTTCTCGAAGGTGGCGTTGCGCTCGGTCAGGTCACCGAGGGTCTTGGTGACGATCTCGTCGGTGATTTCAGGAGCAGCGGAGGTCAGCTCGAGGGACTGCCACTCTGGCAGCTTCACTTCGGGGTACTTCTCAGCCTTCACAGTGAAGTTGAAGTCCTGGCCCTCGGTGATGCCCTCGGGGTGAATTTCAGCGTCCACAATGGCGAGGTTCAGTTCCTGCAGGGCTTTGGGGTAGTGGTTCTGCAGCAGCTGGTCGCGGACTTCGTTGTCCACGTAGTCCTGACCCACGCGCTTGACGACCACGCTCTTGGGGGCCTTGCCGGGACGGAAGCCGGGGACTTTGACCTGCTTGGTCAGGGAGCCAATCACCGCGTTGTAGGCCGTGTTGACCTCTTTTGCGGGAACGGTGACTTTAAACTCTACCTGGTTGCCTTCGTTCTTGATCAGTTCAGCCATAA
Proteins encoded in this region:
- a CDS encoding response regulator transcription factor: MSQEKLPQVLIVEDDERQSLMLCKYLKSQQYEAIPARTGQEALREIHQAEVVILDVNLPDMNGFDILAHIRESKNHIPVLMLSVLSDTPYKVRGLKGGADDYLPKPYDLVELEARIEALIRRKNYTEQLQFDALLINRTEHQVKVGDQVLDLSKLELDFLWYVAQKPEKAFSREELLENVWGPQFDGVERVVDVMVVALRKKLGRNYLETVRGIGYRFNPAPMTEAES
- the tig gene encoding trigger factor, encoding MAELIKNEGNQVEFKVTVPAKEVNTAYNAVIGSLTKQVKVPGFRPGKAPKSVVVKRVGQDYVDNEVRDQLLQNHYPKALQELNLAIVDAEIHPEGITEGQDFNFTVKAEKYPEVKLPEWQSLELTSAAPEITDEIVTKTLGDLTERNATFENVDRPAEEGDMLIIEEQGEEGGSYPVYLDTAEAHIKTALLGKKAGEDVTIEVPEVDHGDHKHEAQTVQVKIKEIKKKNLPELNDEFAKTFKFDTLEALRDAIKRDLTTRAEQEGKLAQREEFAQKLADGMEVNVPSSLVKRRKESMLSEIKSDLQRQGVKFEEYEKFMTEQGKFDDFIADLDKNAMERVRRELALEQLVEDLKIDLTRDELNGSLVAFAQQNRTTVQELLNQLGSSGLEGFKASVRRDKAVAQAIATLEKAAQKEEPKAEAAEAQAPQEEAAQPEAEAEAPKAEAPASEE
- the cobA gene encoding uroporphyrinogen-III C-methyltransferase, with the translated sequence MAGFVSLIGAGPGDLGLLTLKAKLALERAEVVLYDYLANPEILRFCSSAEHIFVGKKGFSEYMSQEEISSLLVQKALEGKRVIRLKGGDVFVFGRGGEEAEACIAAGVPFEVIPGITSAIAVPAYAGIPVTHREAGSSFAVLTGNEMLRDAEKLKYKAFQDIDTLIFLMGVKTLPRIVDRLLEIGKSKDTPAATIQWGTTQQQRVVEGTLENIVQKVQDAGIGAPAVTVVGDVVRYRNTLKWFDSRPLWGRKVAVTRTREGSSELGNLLRQEGAIVIEVPLIRFDSTSKPWELQQTLRQLSSFEWVIFTSQQGIQAAMKALNELGLDARAFAGVKLAVVGPSTARELAKYGLRADFMPSRAGAVHLGGELPASGEKPVVHFASSLAEPDLHEALIQRGMTIHTVEAYQTLPAELSEEQRERLRDAEVITLASGSAARACAKQLGTDIPAVTMGPQTNKAALGAGFTIAKMAETPSLTALVGAVRAALLGN